A genomic stretch from Elusimicrobiota bacterium includes:
- a CDS encoding virulence protein RhuM/Fic/DOC family protein produces MKTTETKIGENKSGKGNIVIYKTKSNQIQLEVKLEKDTVWLTQKQMSVLFQKGIPTINEHIKNIFKERELVEDSVIRKFRITASDGKTYETNFYNLDVIISVGYRVKSQQGTRFRIWATKVLKEHIVKGYTINQKRLFLQSEKLKELQNTIKFLQEKSGHQLLQSKAQEILNLLSEYAKSISILEQYDTNKLTLIKGKKPSFVLRYENCVEIISSIKAELISKKQASELFGQEVGKKLESITKNLYQTFDGKELYKSVEEKAAHLLYLTIKDHPFTDGNKRIASFLFIYFLDKNNYCSLANFPFL; encoded by the coding sequence ATGAAGACAACAGAAACTAAAATCGGCGAAAATAAATCCGGTAAGGGCAACATCGTTATTTATAAAACAAAAAGTAACCAGATTCAACTTGAAGTGAAATTGGAGAAAGATACTGTTTGGCTTACACAGAAACAGATGTCGGTATTATTCCAGAAAGGTATTCCTACAATCAACGAACATATAAAAAATATATTCAAGGAGAGAGAACTGGTTGAGGATTCAGTTATTCGGAAATTCCGAATAACTGCCAGCGACGGTAAAACTTACGAGACAAATTTCTATAATTTGGATGTAATTATTTCTGTGGGATATAGAGTTAAATCTCAACAGGGAACCCGATTTCGTATATGGGCAACCAAAGTTTTAAAAGAGCATATTGTAAAAGGATATACCATTAATCAAAAAAGGTTATTTTTACAATCTGAAAAACTTAAAGAATTGCAAAATACTATTAAATTTCTTCAGGAAAAATCAGGACATCAACTTTTACAAAGCAAGGCACAAGAGATTTTGAATTTATTATCGGAATATGCAAAATCAATTTCTATTTTAGAACAATACGATACTAATAAATTAACTCTTATCAAAGGGAAAAAACCATCATTTGTTTTAAGATATGAAAACTGCGTTGAAATTATTTCCAGTATTAAGGCAGAGCTTATATCCAAAAAACAGGCAAGCGAACTTTTCGGACAAGAGGTTGGGAAAAAATTAGAGAGTATTACAAAAAACTTATATCAAACATTTGACGGTAAGGAATTATACAAAAGTGTTGAAGAAAAAGCTGCGCATCTGCTATATTTAACGATTAAAGACCATCCGTTTACAGACGGAAAT
- the gatB gene encoding Asp-tRNA(Asn)/Glu-tRNA(Gln) amidotransferase subunit GatB yields the protein MDYETVIGLEVHVHLKTNSKLFCGCSTEFGAEPNSNICPVCTGQPGVLPVLNKKAVEFAVLTGFALNCEIAKYSVFARKNYFYPDLPKNYQISQYELPLCKNGFLTIDVGSKTKKIGITRIHLEEDAGKLLHAIGSTELGYSLVDYNRTGIPLLEIVSEPDISSPEEAYQYLTNLKAILRYIGVSDCDMEKGSLRCDANISLRHVSEKKLGVKVELKNMNSFKAVRDALNYEVERQKKVLNNGEKIVQETRLWNEETGTTISMRSKEQAHDYRYFPEPDLAPVEIDDKFLNEVKKNLVELPNTRKKRFVESFGLSEYDASVLISEKALADYFEDCLSNLQSPISNLQSIAKQLSNWITTELLGKLNAENKDISASPVSAENLAELVKLIANGTISGKIAKTVFEQMFKNKKTASEIVKEQALVQISDEKEIEKMVDEAISENQKAVAEFKLGKQQAIGALVGAVMKKSKGKANPKLVNEILKKKLV from the coding sequence ATGGATTACGAAACTGTTATTGGATTAGAAGTGCATGTTCATTTAAAAACAAACTCAAAACTGTTCTGTGGGTGTTCAACTGAATTTGGTGCCGAACCGAATTCAAACATCTGCCCGGTCTGCACAGGACAGCCGGGTGTGCTGCCTGTGTTAAACAAAAAAGCAGTTGAGTTTGCGGTTCTTACAGGGTTCGCACTTAACTGTGAAATCGCAAAATATTCTGTTTTTGCACGGAAAAATTATTTCTATCCAGATTTACCGAAAAATTATCAAATCTCGCAATACGAACTGCCACTTTGTAAAAATGGTTTTTTAACAATAGATGTTGGCAGTAAAACAAAAAAAATAGGTATCACAAGAATACATCTTGAAGAAGATGCTGGAAAACTTTTACACGCAATTGGTTCTACAGAACTGGGCTATTCGCTTGTTGATTATAACAGAACTGGAATCCCACTTCTGGAAATCGTATCCGAGCCGGATATTTCATCACCTGAAGAAGCATATCAATATCTCACCAATTTGAAAGCCATCTTAAGATATATCGGTGTTTCTGATTGTGATATGGAAAAAGGGTCGCTGCGGTGCGATGCTAATATCTCGTTGAGGCATGTCAGCGAAAAAAAACTCGGCGTAAAAGTAGAACTAAAAAATATGAACTCGTTTAAGGCAGTTCGTGATGCGTTAAATTATGAAGTAGAAAGACAAAAGAAAGTATTAAATAACGGCGAAAAAATTGTCCAAGAGACACGGCTTTGGAATGAAGAAACAGGCACAACAATTTCTATGCGTTCAAAAGAACAGGCACACGATTACAGATATTTTCCAGAGCCTGATTTAGCACCTGTTGAAATTGACGACAAATTTTTAAATGAGGTCAAAAAAAATCTTGTTGAACTACCAAATACGCGTAAAAAGAGATTTGTAGAATCGTTTGGACTTTCAGAGTATGATGCAAGTGTTTTAATCTCTGAAAAGGCGCTTGCTGACTATTTTGAGGATTGCCTTTCCAATCTCCAATCTCCAATCTCCAATCTCCAATCCATTGCAAAGCAATTATCCAACTGGATAACAACAGAACTGCTGGGCAAACTCAATGCTGAAAATAAGGATATTTCTGCCTCACCCGTTTCTGCCGAAAACCTCGCAGAACTTGTTAAACTTATTGCGAACGGTACTATATCAGGTAAAATCGCAAAAACCGTTTTTGAACAAATGTTCAAAAATAAAAAAACTGCCTCCGAAATAGTTAAAGAACAAGCACTTGTTCAAATATCAGACGAAAAAGAAATAGAAAAAATGGTTGACGAAGCGATTTCAGAAAACCAGAAAGCAGTCGCTGAATTTAAGTTAGGCAAACAGCAGGCAATAGGCGCACTTGTTGGCGCGGTTATGAAAAAATCCAAAGGCAAAGCCAACCCGAAACTGGTCAACGAGATATTGAAGAAGAAACTGGTATAA